The Deltaproteobacteria bacterium DNA segment GCACCACACGACGACCAACGCGAAGCTCAAGGCAAGACGAATCCGGGTCATTCAGTACTCTCCTGTCTCTTTGCTAACGGGCCCGGCGCAACCGGCACGTACCGGCGACAGCCGCGGAACATCCCGCGCGGGAAGCCCCGCTGCGGCGGGATACCGCACGCCGGACACTGTGACAAACGCTCGCATTCTCGGGCAGCTAACGGGTGCTAACGATTCGTTGACCGGCCGGATGTGTACCGCAGGCCCGGCAAAATGTGTACGCCTTTGGCCCATCTTCGGCCGCGATCGCGCGGACGCGGGCGAACCCCGTCCAGTTCCGCTGTGGAATGGCCGCTCGTCCACATCGGGATGGGCGCGCGGATCCGCGGGGCGGCCGGCGCGCCGCCGCCACGCGCGATGTCGGCCGCCTGGGAGGCTGTTGCGCATAACCGCTGGCTGCGGTCGCGATCGGCGGGCGATCTTCGGCGTACGTCCTCGCGCCCTTCGGTTCCGTATGGTTATACGCGCCCTCGTGCGCTACGGGCGTGCGCCGAACCTCGCCTCGCATCTCGCAACCTCGCTGGCGCGCCTATACGCAACAGCCTCCTAGGCCGGCCGGCGCGCCTGGCACGCGGCGTGCTCTCCCCCAGCGGCGATGACCTACGCGCCCCGATTCAGCGACCGAGAATGGCGACTCGCCTATGGCGTCGCGCTCCGCGTGCTACAGGCTCCCGATCAGGCGGAGGACGCCGCGCAGGAGGCGCTGCTGCGCGCGTACCGCGCTCGCGACAGCTACTCCGGCACCGCGCGGTTCGAGTCGTGGCTGTACCGCATCGCGTACACGACGGCGCTCAGCCAGCTGCGCAGCCCGCACCACCGCCACCGGCGCGGCGCGCACGACGGCGCCGTACTCGACGCCCTGCCGTCGCGCGACGAACCGCCCGACCGGGTGGCCGAGGCGGCGCAGCTCGCGCAGTGCATGGAAGGTTGTCTCGACAATCTTCGGCCGCTGGACCGGCTGGCGTTTACCGAGCGGTTCCTCAACGGCGCGACCGAGCGCGAGCTGGGCGAGCTGCTCGGCGTATCGACGAACGCGGCCAAGCAGCGCGCATTTCGCGCGCGGCGTGCGGTGCGCCAGTGCGTCGCCGCATCCGGAATCGCGAGCCG contains these protein-coding regions:
- a CDS encoding sigma-70 family RNA polymerase sigma factor produces the protein MTYAPRFSDREWRLAYGVALRVLQAPDQAEDAAQEALLRAYRARDSYSGTARFESWLYRIAYTTALSQLRSPHHRHRRGAHDGAVLDALPSRDEPPDRVAEAAQLAQCMEGCLDNLRPLDRLAFTERFLNGATERELGELLGVSTNAAKQRAFRARRAVRQCVAASGIASRGGTR